In Carya illinoinensis cultivar Pawnee chromosome 10, C.illinoinensisPawnee_v1, whole genome shotgun sequence, one DNA window encodes the following:
- the LOC122279881 gene encoding uncharacterized protein LOC122279881, whose product MAFLSKLPLVLFLSSLFLHAAIAELVCENLPNNVCAFSISSSGKRCLLETSMASDNGKVEYQCKTSEVLVNGMTEYIETDKCVEACGVDRKTVGISSDALLDAKATTKLCSPDCYQMCPNIVDLYFNLAAGEGGYLPELCEKQRSNPHRSMSEFLGSGVAPGPVSGSPRSNSHGRSMSELLRSGVAPSPGPVSGSPSRKLYETVPFYVSAAAAPQ is encoded by the exons ATGGCTTTCTTATCCAAGTTGCCCTTGgttcttttcctctcttctctcttcctcCATGCTGCAATAG CCGAGCTTGTTTGCGAGAATTTGCCAAACAATGTTTGTGCATTTTCAATATCATCGTCGGGCAAAAGGTGTTTGCTGGAGACATCCATGGCTAGTGATAATGGAAAGGTGGAGTACCAATGCAAGACATCGGAAGTGTTGGTTAATGGCATGACTGAATATATTGAGACTGATAAATGTGTTGAAGCGTGTGGGGTTGATAGAAAAACTGTTGGAATCTCATCGGATGCCCTTCTTGATGCAAAAGCCACTACCAAGCTTTGCTCTCCGGATTGTTACCAAATGTGCCCAAACATTGTCGATCTTTACTTCAACTTGGCTGCCGGGGAGG GAGGATATTTGCCGGAACTCTGTGAGAAACAACGCTCCAATCCTCACCGCTCCATGAGTGAGTTTTTGGGTTCCGGTGTGGCCCCTGGCCCTGTTTCTGGCTCTCCACGCTCCAATTCTCACGGCCGTTCCATGAGTGAGCTTTTGCGTTCTGGTGTGGCCCCTAGCCCTGGCCCTGTTTCCGGCTCTCCATCTCGAAAATTATACGAGACCGTTCCCTTTTACGTTTCTGCAGCTGCAGCTCCCCAGTAA
- the LOC122279946 gene encoding uncharacterized protein LOC122279946 has translation MAFLSKLPLVLFLSSLFLHAAIAELVCENLPNNVCAFSISSLGKRCLLETSVATDHGKVEYQCKTSDVLVNGMTEYIETDKCVEACGVDRNTVGISSDALLDPKATTKLCSPDCYQMCPNIVDLYFNLAAGEGGYLPDLCEKQRVNPHRSMSELLGSGVAPGPVSGSPRANPHGRSMTELLDSGVAPAPGPDPVSGSPS, from the exons ATGGCTTTCTTATCCAAGTTGCCCTTGgttcttttcctctcttctctcttcctcCATGCTGCAATAG CCGAGCTTGTTTGCGAGAATTTGCCAAACAATGTTTGTGCATTTTCGATATCATCGTTAGGCAAAAGGTGTTTGCTGGAGACCTCCGTGGCTACTGATCATGGAAAGGTGGAGTACCAATGCAAGACATCGGATGTGTTGGTTAATGGCATGACTGAATATATTGAGACCGATAAATGTGTTGAAGCGTGTGGGGTTGATAGGAACACTGTTGGAATCTCATCTGATGCCCTTCTTGATCCAAAAGCCACTACCAAGCTTTGCTCTCCGGATTGTTACCAAATGTGCCCAAACATTGTCGATCTTTACTTCAATTTGGCTGCCGGGGAGG GAGGCTATTTGCCGGACCTATGTGAGAAACAACGTGTCAATCCTCATCGTTCCATGAGCGAGCTTTTAGGTTCGGGTGTGGCCCCTGGTCCTGTCTCTGGCTCTCCACGCGCCAATCCTCACGGCCGTTCCATGACCGAGCTTTTGGATTCCGGTGTGGCCCCTGCCCCTGGCCCAGACCCTGTTTCTGGCTCTCCATCTTGA